One segment of Streptomyces bathyalis DNA contains the following:
- a CDS encoding S8 family peptidase, producing MRAVPSVVRRKNLVTALAVGAVLTIAVTATPGHAEDIGTVANAGSAKAVDGSYLVMFEKGKRPDVAGEYGVRVLERYDSAVNGVLVRAGEEQAKRMAADPSVRLVEQNTKVERVTSRKKTQQDPPSCGLDRIDQPSLPLDNSYSYPAGAGAGVDVYMLDTGIDYDHPDLRPRAKPGFDAFGGDGKDENGNGTAMAGIVGGTEHGVAKKATMISVKVLDAEAGGTIAGVLDGIDWITKHASGPSVANVVIGVPASDVLDDAVRNSIASGVTYSLEAGADSADVADSSPARVAEGITVGSSDCGDKVAPFSNHGQGMDIYAPGVDITTDSPGGGTQTISGTTASGAHASGAAALHLGRHPRATPGEVGKALDRAAAVGVLTGVPNSATPNKLLQVKR from the coding sequence ATGCGAGCCGTTCCGTCAGTTGTTCGCCGTAAGAACCTCGTCACCGCTCTGGCCGTGGGTGCTGTTCTGACCATTGCCGTGACGGCCACCCCCGGACACGCCGAGGACATCGGGACGGTCGCAAATGCCGGGAGCGCCAAGGCGGTTGACGGCAGTTACCTGGTGATGTTCGAGAAGGGCAAGCGGCCCGACGTCGCCGGCGAGTACGGCGTGCGGGTGCTGGAGAGATACGACAGCGCGGTGAACGGGGTGCTGGTCCGTGCCGGGGAGGAGCAGGCGAAGCGGATGGCGGCCGACCCGTCCGTACGGCTGGTGGAGCAGAACACCAAGGTGGAGCGCGTCACTTCGCGCAAGAAGACGCAGCAGGATCCGCCGTCCTGCGGGCTGGACCGGATCGACCAGCCGTCGCTTCCGCTCGACAACTCCTACAGCTACCCGGCCGGCGCGGGTGCCGGCGTGGACGTCTACATGCTCGACACCGGCATCGACTACGACCACCCCGACCTGCGGCCGCGTGCCAAGCCCGGCTTCGACGCCTTCGGCGGGGACGGCAAGGACGAGAACGGCAACGGCACCGCCATGGCAGGGATCGTCGGCGGCACCGAGCACGGCGTGGCCAAGAAGGCCACGATGATCTCGGTGAAGGTGCTCGACGCGGAGGCCGGCGGGACGATCGCCGGTGTGCTCGACGGCATCGACTGGATCACCAAGCACGCCTCGGGACCCTCGGTGGCGAATGTCGTCATCGGCGTCCCCGCAAGTGACGTGCTCGACGATGCGGTCCGCAACTCCATTGCTTCCGGGGTCACTTACTCGCTGGAGGCGGGTGCCGACTCGGCCGATGTCGCCGACTCCTCCCCGGCGCGGGTGGCGGAGGGCATCACCGTGGGCTCCTCGGACTGCGGCGACAAGGTCGCCCCGTTCAGCAATCACGGGCAGGGCATGGACATCTACGCCCCCGGCGTGGACATCACGACCGACTCGCCGGGCGGAGGAACTCAGACCATCTCCGGCACCACGGCCTCGGGAGCGCATGCCTCCGGTGCGGCCGCGCTCCATCTCGGCCGGCACCCGAGGGCGACCCCGGGTGAGGTGGGCAAGGCGCTCGACCGTGCGGCGGCTGTCGGAGTACTCACCGGTGTTCCGAACAGCGCCACACCCAACAAGCTGCTCCAGGTGAAGCGCTGA
- a CDS encoding M23 family metallopeptidase, which translates to MALLLLNDVLLLCVLAALHWYLWKRLVKDVSRQGGPWRRAGTVLVFLFVAISVGILTAGPDVALFQTLRVFAWADLWAALLGYLTLALLLGEVVRPLLRRWFARRAARTPEGPGEETGPARQDPAGEVLAGAGHGSGSEANRQSGKGGGADGPTSPGPEGEGSGNDAPGDNGTGEAGPPRRLFVARTVAVGATALAGVLTYDEAMASELPSQSPGDGGIEVSLPFTGRWRVENSPARRVPSHGTDMFGGRYAIDFVGVDERHRTAGSRSWRTFLATEPPELYFAFGQPVLAPRSGTVVAVHDGEIDHEGRRSQLALVPYALGQAGRVRQGVGAVAGNHVIISMPESRTFLALAHFQAGSIRVSVGEKVAEGQHIGNCGNSGNSTQPHVHMQAMDSSDLSVARGVPMLFRRFREWPSSPDHFRVRERAMPGERAVVEPLPVPSKAPGH; encoded by the coding sequence ATGGCCCTCTTGCTTCTGAACGACGTCCTGCTCCTGTGCGTACTCGCCGCCCTCCACTGGTACTTGTGGAAACGCCTGGTGAAGGACGTCTCCCGCCAGGGCGGACCGTGGCGACGTGCCGGCACGGTGCTGGTGTTCCTTTTCGTGGCGATCAGCGTCGGCATACTGACCGCCGGACCTGACGTCGCGCTCTTCCAGACCCTCCGCGTCTTCGCCTGGGCGGACCTGTGGGCGGCCCTGCTGGGGTATCTCACCCTCGCCCTGCTCCTGGGCGAGGTCGTCCGGCCACTGCTGCGCCGGTGGTTCGCCCGCCGAGCCGCCCGAACGCCGGAAGGGCCCGGCGAGGAAACGGGCCCGGCACGCCAGGACCCGGCGGGTGAGGTCCTGGCCGGCGCCGGACACGGGTCCGGGAGCGAGGCCAACCGGCAGAGCGGGAAGGGCGGCGGCGCGGACGGGCCCACCTCTCCCGGACCCGAGGGTGAGGGCTCCGGAAACGATGCCCCCGGCGACAACGGGACCGGGGAAGCCGGCCCTCCTCGTCGGCTCTTCGTCGCCCGGACGGTCGCCGTCGGCGCCACCGCCCTTGCGGGGGTGCTGACTTATGATGAGGCCATGGCCTCAGAGTTACCGTCACAGAGTCCGGGGGACGGGGGGATCGAGGTCTCTCTGCCCTTCACGGGGCGGTGGCGCGTCGAGAACAGCCCTGCCCGGCGGGTCCCGAGTCACGGAACCGACATGTTCGGCGGGCGCTACGCCATCGACTTCGTCGGCGTGGACGAGCGCCACCGGACGGCCGGCAGCCGTAGCTGGCGGACCTTCCTCGCCACCGAGCCGCCGGAGCTCTACTTCGCGTTCGGCCAGCCGGTTCTCGCTCCCAGGAGCGGCACCGTCGTCGCCGTGCACGACGGGGAGATCGATCACGAAGGGCGCCGGTCGCAACTGGCGTTGGTGCCTTACGCGTTGGGGCAGGCCGGACGGGTGCGTCAGGGCGTGGGCGCCGTCGCGGGCAACCACGTGATCATCTCGATGCCGGAGAGCCGCACCTTCCTGGCTCTGGCGCACTTCCAGGCCGGCTCCATCCGCGTGTCCGTCGGCGAGAAGGTCGCGGAAGGCCAGCACATCGGTAACTGCGGCAACTCCGGCAACTCGACGCAGCCACATGTGCACATGCAGGCCATGGACAGCTCCGACCTTTCCGTCGCCCGAGGCGTGCCGATGCTGTTCCGGCGCTTCCGTGAATGGCCTTCGAGCCCGGACCACTTCCGCGTCAGGGAGCGGGCGATGCCGGGCGAGCGAGCCGTGGTGGAACCGCTGCCGGTCCCGTCGAAGGCGCCCGGTCACTGA
- a CDS encoding metallophosphoesterase, protein MALLLLNIVAIPLLVTVHWYLWRRLVKDVSREGGRWRRTGTVLVWLLSGTAVGTLIAGPAGAPFGILRVIAWPGYLWLAMLVYLTFALLAGELVRPLLLRWLDRRAAGSPGRSGEEALPDRSGEEAPAVEDLDGDTLTRMASRGSGPEGEPAGEVLAPAGPGPGGEALTRGRKGCVRRGQPAAPAAELGASGHDGPGGEAPGKAGGGGPSRRLFVARTLAIGATAVATTTVATGAVSLLNGPTTRRVTVTLPKLPRSAHGYRIAVVSDVHVGPVLGRGHTRRIVEAINATQPDLVTIVGDVVDGTVEDLAPAVEPLTRLRSRQGTYFVTGNHEYFGDARSWIDHFRGIGIHPLENERREMPGFDLAGVNDLGGEPIGEGPDFEAALGDRDPSRASVLMAHQPVQIHDAVNHGVGLQLSGHTHGGQLWPGTYLARLDNPTVAGLDRYGDTQLYVTRGAGSFGPPIRVGAESDITVVTLASPLA, encoded by the coding sequence ATGGCCCTCTTACTCCTGAACATCGTCGCCATCCCCTTGCTGGTGACCGTTCACTGGTACCTGTGGAGACGCCTGGTCAAGGACGTCTCCCGCGAGGGCGGACGGTGGCGGCGTACCGGCACCGTTCTGGTGTGGCTGCTCTCGGGGACCGCGGTCGGGACGCTGATCGCCGGCCCCGCCGGTGCGCCCTTCGGAATCCTGCGCGTGATCGCCTGGCCGGGTTACCTCTGGCTGGCCATGCTGGTCTATCTCACCTTCGCCCTGCTCGCAGGGGAGTTGGTGCGTCCACTCCTTCTCCGGTGGCTCGACCGCCGTGCCGCCGGCTCGCCCGGCCGTTCCGGCGAAGAAGCCTTGCCCGACCGTTCCGGCGAAGAAGCCCCGGCCGTCGAGGACTTGGACGGCGACACCCTCACGCGCATGGCGTCCCGGGGGAGCGGCCCGGAAGGTGAACCGGCGGGCGAAGTCCTGGCCCCGGCCGGACCCGGGCCCGGAGGCGAAGCACTCACGCGAGGGCGGAAGGGCTGCGTCCGCCGAGGGCAACCGGCCGCCCCCGCCGCCGAGTTGGGCGCTTCCGGGCACGACGGCCCGGGAGGCGAAGCCCCCGGGAAGGCCGGAGGTGGCGGTCCCTCCCGGCGGCTCTTCGTCGCCCGCACCCTCGCGATCGGCGCCACCGCTGTCGCCACGACAACCGTCGCCACCGGCGCCGTGAGCCTCCTCAACGGCCCCACCACCAGGCGCGTCACCGTCACGCTCCCCAAGTTGCCGCGCAGCGCCCACGGTTACCGCATCGCAGTGGTCAGCGACGTGCACGTCGGGCCGGTCCTGGGGCGCGGTCACACCCGGAGGATCGTCGAGGCGATCAACGCGACCCAGCCGGATCTGGTGACCATCGTGGGGGACGTCGTCGACGGCACCGTCGAGGATCTCGCCCCGGCAGTCGAACCGCTGACCCGGCTCCGCTCCCGGCAGGGCACCTACTTCGTGACGGGCAACCACGAGTACTTCGGCGATGCCCGCTCCTGGATCGACCACTTCCGCGGCATCGGCATCCACCCGCTGGAGAACGAGCGCCGCGAGATGCCCGGCTTCGACCTCGCGGGAGTCAACGACCTCGGAGGTGAACCCATCGGCGAGGGGCCCGACTTCGAGGCCGCGCTGGGCGACCGCGACCCCTCCCGCGCGTCCGTGCTGATGGCCCACCAGCCGGTGCAGATCCACGACGCGGTGAATCACGGCGTGGGCCTGCAGCTCTCCGGCCACACCCACGGCGGACAGCTCTGGCCGGGCACGTACCTGGCCAGGCTGGACAATCCCACCGTGGCGGGCCTGGACCGCTACGGCGACACCCAGCTCTATGTGACCCGTGGCGCGGGCTCCTTCGGCCCGCCGATCCGCGTCGGTGCCGAGTCCGACATCACGGTCGTCACCCTCGCCTCGCCCCTCGCCTGA
- the mca gene encoding mycothiol conjugate amidase Mca, translating into MRQRLRLMAVHAHPDDESSKGAATMAKYVSTGVDVLVATCTGGERGSVLNPKLQGDAWIEANIHEVRREEMERACAILGVKQAWLGFVDSGFPEGDPLPPLPEGCFALQDVETAAEPLVKLIREFRPHVMTTYDEVGGYPHPDHVMTHKISMAAFEAAGDAAKYPEAGAAWQPQKIYYNQTLNPRRTRALYGALLERGLHALGAEWLRAMAPFEDRERELTTFVTCDDFFAVRDEALTAHATQIDPDGGWFSVPLEIHKEVWPTEEYELAKSLVDTCLPEDDLFSGLRPPFPTRPVEGRASISTVEVA; encoded by the coding sequence GTGAGACAGCGACTGCGATTGATGGCCGTGCACGCCCACCCCGACGACGAGTCGAGCAAGGGTGCCGCGACCATGGCGAAGTACGTGTCCACCGGCGTGGATGTGCTGGTCGCGACCTGTACCGGCGGTGAGCGCGGCTCGGTACTCAATCCCAAGCTGCAGGGCGACGCCTGGATCGAGGCGAACATCCACGAGGTGCGCCGCGAGGAGATGGAACGGGCCTGTGCGATCCTCGGCGTGAAGCAGGCGTGGCTGGGCTTCGTCGACTCCGGCTTCCCCGAGGGCGATCCGCTGCCACCGCTGCCGGAGGGCTGCTTCGCGCTCCAGGACGTCGAGACGGCCGCCGAGCCGCTGGTGAAGCTGATCCGCGAGTTCCGCCCGCACGTGATGACGACGTACGACGAGGTCGGCGGCTACCCGCACCCCGATCACGTCATGACACACAAGATCTCGATGGCGGCATTCGAGGCCGCGGGCGACGCCGCCAAATACCCGGAGGCCGGCGCCGCCTGGCAGCCGCAGAAGATCTACTACAACCAGACCCTCAACCCGCGGCGCACCCGCGCCCTGTACGGCGCGCTGCTCGAACGCGGGCTGCACGCCCTCGGCGCCGAATGGCTACGGGCGATGGCTCCGTTCGAGGACCGGGAGCGGGAGCTGACGACGTTCGTGACCTGCGACGACTTCTTCGCGGTCCGCGACGAGGCGTTGACCGCCCACGCCACGCAGATCGACCCGGACGGGGGCTGGTTCTCCGTCCCGCTGGAGATCCACAAGGAGGTCTGGCCGACGGAGGAGTACGAGCTCGCGAAGTCGCTCGTCGACACCTGCCTCCCCGAGGACGATCTCTTCTCGGGCCTCAGGCCCCCGTTCCCGACCCGGCCGGTGGAGGGCCGCGCGTCGATCAGCACGGTGGAAGTGGCCTGA